The proteins below are encoded in one region of Podarcis raffonei isolate rPodRaf1 chromosome 6, rPodRaf1.pri, whole genome shotgun sequence:
- the BCL10 gene encoding B-cell lymphoma/leukemia 10, producing MADSGLPAAGRPLTDDEMAEVKKEVLERLRRYLCDKIIAERHFDYLRSKKILSREDTEEISCRSSSRKKAGKLLDYLAEHPKGLDALIESIRWEKTQTFLLEKITDAVLKAKNEKLESLKGLNCSNCMASGYDQSNNLSRSQSNESNLFEKQKDRETTYLHPEEFSTSAFVSAASLHSMNLPITEVGSTENSVFSATLPGPGDSGAPPLPPQLQNEQEETCTTSSDSPFLPLRSRSLLP from the exons GTTTTGGAACGATTGCGCCGCTATCTGTGTGACAAAATTATTGCAGAAAGACACTTTGATTATCTACGTTCAAAAAAAATACTCAGCAGAGAGGACACTGAAGAAATCTCTTGTCGATCTTCAAGTAGGAAGAAAGCTGGGAAGCTGCTGGATTACTTAGCAGAACATCCCAAAGGACTGGATGCACTAATAGAATCTATTAGATGGGAAAAAACACAGACCTTCCTGTTAGAAAAGATAACTGATGCTGTCTTGAaggcaaaaaatgaaaaactggaaAGCCTCAAAG GCTTGAACTGTAGCAACTGCATGGCTTCAGGGTATGACCAATCGAACAATCTCTCCAGATCACAGTCAAATGAATCTAATCTCTTTGAGAAACAAAAAGACAGAGAAACCACCTACCTTCATCCGGAAGAGTTTAGTACATCTGCTTTTGTATCCGCCGCTTCTCTTCATTCAATGAATTTGCCGATTACTGAGGTTGGAAGTACGGAAAACTCTGTTTTCTCAGCCACGCTTCCTGGCCCTGGAGATTCTGGAGCCCCACCTCTTCCGCCGCAATTGCAAAATGAACAAGAGGAAACATGTACGACTTCGAGTGACAGTCCTTTCCTGCCTTTAAGATCCCGCTCTCTTCTTCCGTAG
- the C6H1orf52 gene encoding UPF0690 protein C1orf52 homolog: MAAAEGKDPLGFFAAYGASDDSSDSAGSDSEGDEGPGSGRGGEAKGPPPLPRGSPEGRPRLPGPDELFRSVHRPAFLYNPLHKEIDWESRVLRAPEEPPKEFKAWTTHAVPPPETYSVKETKPPPPPELDMAIKWSNMYEDNGDDAPRNPNKVNFLPAEEEQEHVESDDEKDEPASFKKRKLDPEEQMRKKKQ, from the exons ATGGCAGCTGCGGAAGGGAAGGACCCGCTGGGCTTTTTCGCCGCTTACGGGGCCAGCGACGACAGCTCGGACAGcgcgggctcggactcggaaggCGACGAAGGGCCCGGCTCGGGCCGCGGCGGGGAGGCCAAAGGGCCGCCTCCTCTGCCGAGGGGGAGCCCCGAGGGCAGGCCGCGCTTGCCAGGGCCCGACGAGCTGTTCCGCAGCGTCCACCGGCCGGCCTTCCTCTATAACCCGCTGCACAAGGAGATCGACTGGGAGAGCCGGGTCCTGCGAGCTCCCGAGGAG CCTCCAAAAGAGTTCAAGGCATGGACGACACATGCTGTTCCGCCCCCTGAAACTTATAGTGTCAAAGAAACAAAGCCACCGCCACCTCCTGAGCTCGATATGGCAATCAAATGGTCCAATATGTATGAAGATAATGGTGATGATGCTCCAAGGAATCCAAACAAAGTTAACTTCTTACCAGCAGAAGAGGAGCAAGAGCACGTAGAATCAG ATGATGAAAAAGATGAACCTGCTTCGTTTAAGAAACGCAAGCTAGACCCTGAGGAGCAGATGAGAAAAAAGAAGCAGTGA